From Methylovorus glucosotrophus:
CGCGATCAGGCCTGGCAAGCCTGCGAGCCGCGTGTCGTGCTCTCCAATCATCTGGTGCGCTATGTGCTGATTCCCTGGAACGCCAGCCTCAGCCGGCCGGAAGAAAAACACGCCTTTGTGCGCCACTGTTTTACCCAGGCTTATGGCGAGCCTGCCCGGCAATGGGATCTGCGCGTCAGCCCGGCGGGCTATGGACAGGCCGCGATCGCCAGTGGCGTCGACCCCGCCCTGCTGCAAGCCTTGCAGCACTGTTTCGCGGAAGCGGGCATGCGGCTGCAACACATACACCCATTATTAATGCAGGCCATTAACGAGACCGCTCGCCAGCGCAGCAAGCGTGCAGGCAAAGGCAAGCGCGGCAATACCAGCGCATCTGGCTTATGCCTCGCGGTGCTGGAGCAGGGGCGTATCGCCGTGCTGCTGCAACAGGACAAGCAATGGCGCAGCGTGCAGTGCCACAGCGCCCATGTTGACGCCCTGCCCGCCCTGATTCAGCGCGATGCGATATTGGCCGGGCTCGATAGCCAGCCATGGCCGGTATTAATCTACAGCGCTGAACCGGGTGCGCCGCGCGTGCATATCAGTGGCCGTGCGCTGCAGCAGTTCAGCCGTGAAATTCCTTTTGTACGCCAGCCTGGTCTGGCGGAGACCGCATCATGAAAACCCTGGTACTTGATCATGGGCGCCCTGCCCACGCGCAAACCTCGCTTGCCCGTCTGTTGTTGCTGATCGGCGGCGCGGCCGCTGTCGCCACCGGCATTGCCTGGCAACAACTCGACGAACAGCAGCGCAAGCTGGAACAGGATCTGCAGCAATGGCAGCAGCCACGCCGCAGCACCAACAGTCTCTCGCTGAGTGGCAAGGAAAACGCCGCCAAACGCGATGAGATTGCCGCGGTAAAAACCGTGATGGCCGAGTTGGCACTGCCCTGGCGGCCGCTGTTTAAAACCCTGGAAGGCCTGAATACGCCCGAGGTCAAGCTGCTGGCGATTGAGCCCAATGCCAGGCTGCGAAAAATCCGCATTACCGCCGAGGCGATGGACGTGGAAGGCATGCTGAGCTACGTGCAAAAACTGGCAGCACAACCGGTGTTGCAGGATGTGTTTTTGCTGACCCATGAACGCAGCGAAGGCAGCCCCATGCCCGTGCATTTTGTTGTGGAGGCGGCATGGGTACAGTAAATCAGCATGCCATCATGGCCTGGCTGCAGTATCAGGCGCGTCAGCTGGGCTGGCAGGGCTTGGTCGGCTTGGTCTTGCTGGTGATCAGCGCGGCCCTGGTGCTAGGCTGGCTGGTGCCAGGCAATACGCATCTGGCACAGCGTGAGCAGGAGCTGGACGTCTTGCGTGCCACCATGCCACAACATCAGGCCCGCTTTGTGGATCGCTCCCCACAGGCCACGCTCAATACCTTTTATGGCTTTTTGCCCGCGGAAAAAGAAGCCACTCGCCTGCTGGGCGTCATACTGACCACCGCCACCGAGCATCAACTGGTGCCGGAAAAAGCCGACTACTCTCTGGCACGCAGCCCAGCCGCGGCCTTTACCCGTTATCAGATCACCCTGCCAGTGCGTGGAAACTATGTCCAGATTCGCAGCTTTGCCAACCAGGTATTGCAGCGCATCCCCTCGGCGGCGTTGAACGAGATCACGCTGAAACGCCAGGATATCAATACCGAAGCGCTGGAAACCCGTCTGCGCTTCACCGTATTTTTGCAGCGGGGTCAGTCATGAGCGAACGCACGCCTGTTTCCCGCTATGCGATCTGGCTGGGCCTGGCGCTGACACTGGGCGCCACCGTGTGGACATCCATCAACGAACCTGAAGCGGATGTTGCCGCGGCAAGGCCTAAGGTCAGCAAACTTGGCAAGCCCGCTACCGCAATAAAACCAGAACGCCAGGTATTCGCCTCCGGCTCGCGCGGTGAGGAAGCCGCGGATAACGACGAACTGGATATCCGCAAGCTGAGCCAACGCACCAGCGATGAGCCTATTCCCAACCTGTTCAATCTGGAAATGCCAGAGCCCCCTGAGTCTGCCCAGGCGCAGGAAGCTCCACCCGTGCCGCAAACGCCGGCCTTGCCATTCATCTATGCGGGCAAGCTGGTTAACAACGGCCAGCTGACGGTGTTTCTCAGCAAGGGCGCATTGAATTACACCGTGCGCGAAGGCGATGTCATCGGCAAATGGCAGGTAAAACGCATAGAGCCGCCGCAGATGATCATGAGCTACCGCCCATTGAATACCGAAGTTCCCATGATGATTGGAGATATCAATTGAAATTGCCCCGCCCTTATCGCGCTGTTGTTGTTGCATTGATGCTGGGGCTGGCCGCCTGTTCCGCGCAGGAAAAAAAGGTGCAGCAAGGCAATGCCGAATTCCAGGAAGCCCGCAAGCTGGTAAATGCCGGAGATATTGAAGGCGGCATCGCCCGCCTGCGCGAGCTGCTCCGCACCTTTCCTGATAATCCGCAGTATCGCGCCTACCTGAAACAGCAACAGGACATGCAGCTGACCCTGCTGCTGAAAGAAGCCGACCAGAACAAGCAGCAAGGCCGGATGACAGAAGCCGAGGCAGGCTATTACCGCGTATTGGCCCTGGACAATCAGAACCAGCGTGCGCAGGAAGGCTTGCGCCAGCTCAACAATGCGGCCCGTCACGATGCCATGCTGCAGCGCGCGCAGGCTTTGCTTAAGGCAGGCGATAGCGAGGGCGCGCAGAACATCACCCGCGCCGTGCTGGCGGAAGAAAGCAACCATGTGGCGGCGCGCGCCATGTTTGAAGATATCGAACAGAAACGCATAGACAAGATTGCCAACCCGCCACTGATCAAGTCGGCGTTCAAGCAGCCCATCACCCTGGAGTTCAAGGATGTGCCGATCAAGTCGGTGTTCGAGTTTATTTCCAAGGCGGCGGGCATCAACTTTACCTACGACCACGACATGCCGAATGACCAGCGCACCAGCCTGTTCCTGCGCAATACGCCGATTGAAGACGCCATCGAAGTCATCCTTACCAGCAACCAGCTGGCCAAGAAGGTGCTGAATGACAACACGCTGATGATCTACCCCCTGAGCCGCAGCCAGGAATACCAGGAAATGTATGTGCGCAGCTTTTACCTCGGCAATACCGAGGCCAAAAAAGCCATGAACATGATCAAGACCGTGGTGAAAAGCAAGGATGTTTACATCGATGAAAAGCTGAACACGCTGGTCATGCGCGATACGCCCGAGGCCATCCGCACCGCCGAAAAGCTGATCATGTCGCAGGACATGGCAGAGCCGGAAGTGGTGCTGGAGGTGGAAGTGCTGGAGATCAACCGCCGCAGCCTGGAAGCCATCGGCATCCGTTATCCTAGCGCCGTGAGTGTGGGCGTGCAGGGTCGCGATACGGTGAATGGCACCACGACCTTGAGCCCAGGTGAGCTGACTGTGCGTGAGCTCAAAAACTTCAACTCGGACCTTGGTGTATTCAGCATCAGCGACCCGGTATTGGCGCTGAATCTCTTGCAGCAGGATACCGACACCAACCTGCTGGCCAATCCGCGCATCCGTGTCAAAAATCGTGAAAAAGCCAAGATTCACGTGGGTGACCGTATCCCGGTGCTGACCAGCATCGCCAACTCCACCGGCTTTGTGTCGCAGTCGGTCAGTTATATCGAGGTGGGCATCAAGCTCGATGTGGAGCCTACCGTGCTGCTGAATGACGAAGTTTCGATCAAGGTGGGCCTCGAGGTCAGCAACCAGACCGACAAGATCACCTCCAGCTCAGGCACCGTGACCTATACCATAGGCACGCGTAACGCCAATACCATGCTTCGCCTCAAAAACGGCGAAACACAGGTATTGGCGGGCCTGCTGCGCGATGACGAACAGAAGATTTCCAACAAGGTACCGGGGCTGGCTAACCTGCCGCTGATAGGCAAGCTGTTCACCGACCGCAACACCGATCGCACCAAAAAGGAAATCGCCCTGCTGATCACACCCCGCATCATCAGCAACATTACTCCGGCAGATGCCATGTACACCGCTTTCCCGGCGGGTGTGGACCGCGGCCTGAACAAGGCCGCAGGCCGTGCTGCGGTGCAGGAAGCGCCAGTCGCGCAACAGGCAGCCGCCGCGACACCGCAGGATGTGCAAGCAGCCCGTGCACGCGAGGACAAAGCATTTGCCGACTCGGTAATGCGGCCAGTAGACCAGATCAGCGCGCCGCAGGGCGCAACGGCGCCCTGAACCATGACATCGAGGTTTGTGATGCGGGGATTTACCCTGATCGAACTGATGGTAGCGCTGGTCTTGCTGGCGCTGATCCTCAGTTCTGCCGCGCCCATGGTGCAGATGTCCATCAAGCGCAACAAGGAGCAGGAGTTGCGCCGCGCCCTGTGGCAAATCCGCGATGCGCTGGATGCTTACAAAAAGGCAGGCGACGATGGCCTGGTGAAGAAAATCCCGGGGCAATCAGGCTATCCGCCCAA
This genomic window contains:
- the pilO gene encoding type 4a pilus biogenesis protein PilO — its product is MGTVNQHAIMAWLQYQARQLGWQGLVGLVLLVISAALVLGWLVPGNTHLAQREQELDVLRATMPQHQARFVDRSPQATLNTFYGFLPAEKEATRLLGVILTTATEHQLVPEKADYSLARSPAAAFTRYQITLPVRGNYVQIRSFANQVLQRIPSAALNEITLKRQDINTEALETRLRFTVFLQRGQS
- a CDS encoding secretin N-terminal domain-containing protein, which encodes MLGLAACSAQEKKVQQGNAEFQEARKLVNAGDIEGGIARLRELLRTFPDNPQYRAYLKQQQDMQLTLLLKEADQNKQQGRMTEAEAGYYRVLALDNQNQRAQEGLRQLNNAARHDAMLQRAQALLKAGDSEGAQNITRAVLAEESNHVAARAMFEDIEQKRIDKIANPPLIKSAFKQPITLEFKDVPIKSVFEFISKAAGINFTYDHDMPNDQRTSLFLRNTPIEDAIEVILTSNQLAKKVLNDNTLMIYPLSRSQEYQEMYVRSFYLGNTEAKKAMNMIKTVVKSKDVYIDEKLNTLVMRDTPEAIRTAEKLIMSQDMAEPEVVLEVEVLEINRRSLEAIGIRYPSAVSVGVQGRDTVNGTTTLSPGELTVRELKNFNSDLGVFSISDPVLALNLLQQDTDTNLLANPRIRVKNREKAKIHVGDRIPVLTSIANSTGFVSQSVSYIEVGIKLDVEPTVLLNDEVSIKVGLEVSNQTDKITSSSGTVTYTIGTRNANTMLRLKNGETQVLAGLLRDDEQKISNKVPGLANLPLIGKLFTDRNTDRTKKEIALLITPRIISNITPADAMYTAFPAGVDRGLNKAAGRAAVQEAPVAQQAAAATPQDVQAARAREDKAFADSVMRPVDQISAPQGATAP